A single genomic interval of Dysidea avara chromosome 8, odDysAvar1.4, whole genome shotgun sequence harbors:
- the LOC136265240 gene encoding inter-alpha-trypsin inhibitor heavy chain H4-like: protein MITSLGLLLLLFCTICGGEDGVRYLEFHYEAEVVARYGRTRITSVVRNDLNESRQLQFDLQLPDTAFISAFSMQIGERSFYGIAKEKLEALVEFRNRSASGENVGLVQQIRKDLFRVYMNTAANATSTFTVDYEELIYREQSLYHKTLTINPGNIVDNLSASIRVKEPEGFSNYSTSGFASLDVVSSKEIVCRYSASVDTQRAAGSDGVSLMMSCDYDVVHPMDGAGNFAVNGGYFAQFFSPVVTNTLRINLVLVIDVSGSMGGRKIEQARESLVSLLHQLHDDDYVAIVTFSSQINQWMTNLVRVGSFRTGAIQFANGLAAGGGTDIHSGLQIGVSILKRSVQESYVKLLVLLTDGQPTSGITNTEVIIDRAIEATADTGICVNCISFGFDADFEFLQDLALLNCGLAKRIAESDNAGEELTGFLREISTPALAEVVVTFPVGSVEEVTSLEFPFLFSGSEIVVSGKFSESSPETITVQVTGRGIDDTVTYESTVSTVANTTIAGSLPSTERLRAYLKIKDLLNEKRVAEINEQNSSLIEQEALQLSLDYNFVTELTSLIVVEEMSNMTTDGNTNNNNNDNTEEYDGYNYYNGGCPSCSPGFRPNNNGGFPTDGKGGIPTDANGDGAGGADGLYFSGPLLLLAGVVMVMI from the exons ATGATTACAAGTCTTggattgttgctgttgttattCTGCACTATTTGTGGTGGAGAGGATGGCGTGAGGTATCTGGAGTTTCACTACGAGGCTGAAGTCGTGGCGAGGTATGGTCGGACTCGTATCACGAGTGTAGTTAGGAACGACCTCAACGAGTCACGACAACTACAGTTTGATCTTCAGTTACCAGACACCGCGTTTATTTCTGCCTTCTCTAT GCAAATTGGGGAGAGGAGTTTTTATGGAATAGCTAAAGAGAAACTAGAAGCATTGGTGGAGTTCAGGAATAGATCAGCAAGTGGAGAAAATGTTGGATTAGTTCAACAAAT AAGGAAGGATTTATTCAGAGTTTACATGAACACGGCAGCTAATGCTACCTCAACATTCACAGTAGATTATGAAGAGTTGATCTATCGTGAACAATCTTTGTATCATAAGACCCTCACCATTAATCCTGGTAATATTGTTGATAATTTATCAGCTAGTATCCGCGTTAAAGAACCTGAAGGATTCAGCAACTATTCCACATCAGGTTTTGCCAGTCTTGATGTAGTGTCTAGCAAGGAGATAGTTTGTCGATATTCAGCTTCAGTAGACACACAGAGAGCAGCTGGTAGTGATGGAGTGTCATTGATGATGAGCTGTGATTATGATGTAGTACATCCGATGGATGGGGCAGGGAACTTTGCTGTCAATGGAGGATATTTTGCACAGTTCTTCTCACCAGTAGTGACCAATACACTGAGGATTAATTTAGTGTTGGTAATTGATGTGTCTGGTTCAATGGGTGGTAGGAAGATTGAACAAGCTCGCGAATCCCTCGTTTCTTTACTACACCAACTGCATGATGATGATTACGTTGCAATAGTGACATTTTCAAGTCAGATCAATCAATGGATGACTAACCTAGTCCGTGTCGGAAGCTTCCGAACTGGAGCAATTCAGTTTGCTAATGGTCTTGCAGCTGGTGGTGGAACAGATATACATTCAGGCCTACAAATTGGTGTATCAATACTGAAGAGAAGTGTACAAGAGTCTTATGTAAAGCTGTTAGTATTACTGACTGACGGACAACCTACTTCAGGAATAACTAATACCGAAGTAATCATTGATCGTGCTATTGAGGCTACTGCTGATACTGGTATTTGTGTGAATTGTATTTCTTTTGGATTTGATGCTGATTTTGAGTTCTTACAAGACTTAGCTCTTTTAAACTGTGGACTGGCAAAGAGGATTGCTGAGAGTGACAATGCTGGAGAAGAACTCACTGGATTCCTTAGAGAGATATCTACTCCAGCTTTAGCAGAAGTGGTGGTGACCTTTCCAGTTGGTAGCGTAGAAGAAGTGACGTCTCTTGAATTCCCATTCCTGTTCTCTGGATCGGAGATTGTAGTGTCAGGAAAGTTCAGTGAGTCCAGTCCAGAGACCATCACAGTACAGGTTACAGGACGAGGCATCGATGATACAGTGACTTACGAGAGTACAGTATCCACTGTAGCTAATACGACAATTGCTGGCAGTCTACCATCCACAGAACGACTGAGAGCATACCTGAAAATTAAGGACTTGCTGAATGAGAAAAGAGTGGCAGAGATCAATGAACAGAACAGTTCATTAATTGAACAGGAAGCATTACAATTATCACTAGACTACAATTTTGTTACAGAATTAACATCACTGATTGTTGTAGAGGAGATGTCCAACATGACCACAGATGGGAACACCAATAATAACAACAATGATAATACTGAGGAGTACGatggttataattattataatggcGGCTGTCCCTCTTGTTCCCCTGGTTTTCGGCCTAACAATAATGGAGGCTTTCCTACTGATGGTAAAGGAGGCATTCCTACTGACGCTAATGGAGATGGTGCAGGTGGAG CTGATGGTTTATACTTCAGTGGTCCACTGCTGCTACTTGCTGGTGTGGTGATGGTAATGATCTGA
- the LOC136265243 gene encoding protein Skeletor, isoforms B/C-like, which translates to MITTEPVSLRKAEERLILRSSRMMRLVQLVLVLLSAFSICSETEGAAEIGRLPTLQHGVRGTLFALDETTFFIRNFEYDGLGPTVYIYIFQRGTTVSEDQGGGGVKINWRDQSSNGRINVRYTGANITVSLRDQRGGDTGLTIDDIGTFTIWCELFEAFFTSINIQQGLMFTTPVSLQYCVELTTNFQVSWTVDADSDIGTFELCSCIDSDQYMAFGISGDDTRTFMVGADVVVAWIGLDGVANAVDYYLTSRQQCRGGSGVCPDNMITGNGGGSQDIFNITGEVMNRQTCVQYSRRLTTGDIRYDRPILANQSQFIVWAYGPRANEEGLGDLALFHTEYPRNGANYKLNFNTTPPGNLACVGTPVCVVEEICGWTGQRITAMEPTTFRVRIGPSGGLRGYEYITGQSGWGIALFVDGMLAPVLRVRRNVTYTFIVEAGDDVNDGPNYHPFYITNSIDGGILLDTPEQRATRNEVVYAGFDVDTNTPLAAGRHCQHVETSSSGDVATSCNSRLEDYLNTLNVSCEGDESEAAILTWTPDDNTPDLVYYQCANHFHLGWSIEVMNGTDSGMGNTTDPGMGNTTDPGMGNNTDRNTTMSGGSLVTSSQMMGVWLLLTITILSLFAVIHL; encoded by the exons ATGATCACAACTGAACCAGTCAGTCTCAGGAAAGCAGAGGAGAGGTTGATACTAAGGAGCTCGAGAATGATGCGTTTGGTCCAACTAGTGTTGGTACTACTGTCTGCATTCAGTATTTGCAGCGAGACTGAAG GTGCGGCAGAGATCGGCAGGCTCCCTACCTTACAACACGGGGTGCGTGGGACGCTGTTTGCACTGGACGAGACCACGTTCTTTATCAGAAATTTTGAATATGATGGCCTAGGACCTA ctgtttATATTTACATTTTTCAGAGAGGAACAACAGTTAGTGAAGATCAAGGTGGTGGTGGGGTTAAAATTAACTGGAGAGACCA GAGCTCAAATGGCAGGATCAACGTGAGATACACTGGTGCTAACATCACTGTGTCATTACGGGACCAGAGAGGTGGAGACACCGGACTAACTATAGATGATATTGGCACCTTCACAATTTGGTGTGAACTATTTGAAGCATTCTTCACAAGTATTAACATCCAACAAGGATTAATGTTTACTACTCCTGTT TCACTACAATACTGTGTTGAACTAACTACAAATTTTCAAGTGTCATGGACGGTTGATGCTGATAGTGACATTGGAACATTTGAACTGTGTAGTTGTATTGATTCAG ACCAGTACATGGCATTTGGTATTAGTGGAGATGACACAAGGACATTTATGGTGGGAGCTGATGTGGTGGTGGCTTGGATAGGACTAGATGGAGTAGCTAATGCTGTAGATTACTACCTCACCAGTAGACAACAG TGTCGTGGTGGTAGTGGAGTGTGTCCAGATAATATGATAACAGGCAATGGAGGAGGTAGTCAGGACATATTTAATATCACTGGAGAAGTAATGAACAGACAAACATGTGTCCAGTATAGCAGACGTCTTACCACTG GTGATATTCGTTACGACAGACCAATACTAGCTAATCAGTCACAGTTTATAGTGTGGGCATATGGACCACGTGCTAATGAGGAGGGATTGGGAGACCTTGCCTTGTTCCATACTGAGTATCCTCGTAATGGAG CTAATTATAAGCTTAATTTTAATACCACTCCACCTGGAAACTTAGCGTGTGTGGGGACTCCAGTGTGTGTAGTGGAAGAAATTTGTGGCTGGACTGGCCAGAGAATCACAGCAATGGAACCTACAACATTCAGAGTCAGGATTGGTCCATCTGGCGGCCTGAGGGGATATGAATACATCACTG GTCAATCTGGTTGGGGAATTGCATTATTTGTTGATGGCATGTTAGCCCCAGTGTTGAGGGTTAGACGTAATGTGACGTACACATTCATTGTCGAAGCTGGTGATGATGTTAATGATGGACCCAACTATCATCCCTTCTATATCACTAATTCTATTGATGGAGGAATATTACTGGATACCCCTGAACAAAGAGCA ACGAGGAATGAAGTGGTGTATGCTGGTTTTGATGTGGACACTAACACTCCACTAGCTG CTGGTAGACACTGTCAACATGTGGAGACCTCATCATCTGGTGATGTGGCTACTAGTTGTAATAGTAGACTAGaggattatctgaacactttgaATGTGTCTTGTGAGGGAGATGAGAGTGAAGCAGCCATATTAACATGGACCCCAGATGATAACACTCCTGATCTAGTCTATTATCAG tgtgccaACCACTTTCACTTGGGATGGAGTATTGAAGTGATGAATGGAACTGACTCTGGAATGGGAAATACCACTGACCCTGGAATGGGAAATACAACAGATCCTGGAATGGGAAACAACACAGACAGAAACACTACCATGTCTGGTGGGAGTTTA GTGACGTCATCACAGATGATGGGAGTATGGCTACTTTTGACAATAACAATCCTGTCCTTATTTGCAGTAATTCACCTATAG